In Desulfurellaceae bacterium, the DNA window CAATTCCCAGCGCCGTGATCTCCACCCAATTCGGGGGCGGCCCGGCCTGTAACGCGGCGACGGCTTCCCGCGCCAACTGGACAAGTTCAGCTTCCATGCTGTCCTCCTTCCGGACAAGATTTGCGCACCCGGCTCAGCAAAAAAAGAGGCTCCGCAGTCAAGGGCAGCTGTGCTGCGAGCGAAGCGCAGCCCTGGGCCTTGAGCGCATCCACTTGCAGGCGCAGGTCCTGCTCCAGCGTACTGACCCGGGCATAGCCGACCGTCTTTTCTGCCGTGTCATTGAGTAGATGGTACACAGATTTATGAAACGGGTGAATAGAACAGATTTCCGCCGTTTCAGCCCCTGGTCCGGGCCGGCGTGGCGCTGTCCCACAAAACCCTCCTTTCCCAAGACACCGCCGACGGAGGTTCAGCCAGGTGGCCATACGCGCCCCCAAAGCAGGGACGGCGTAGCACCCCAGGACAGGTCACACAGCGCCGCTGCGACCCCGACCCGCCACCCGCCGTGCGCCCTTCGGGACGGCTGCTCCACCACGACAAAGTGGAAAAGGGTAACAGCGCACAGGGTTTAGGGAGTTCTCGCCAGGCGGAAGCCGAGGGTGCTGAAGCGGCCGCGGTCGCCCGGCTCACCGCCGTAGATGAGGCGATACGCCGCCCGGCAAGCGCGGGCAGAGTGGGTCCAACTCCCGCCGCGAAAGACCCGGCCGGGGCCTGAACTGGGGCCACGCGGGTCGGTCACCGCACCACGGGGATAGTCGCCATACCAGTCGTGCACCCACTCCGATACGTTCCCGTGCATGTCAAACAAGCCCCACCCATTCGGCTGTTTCTGCCCGACCGGATGGGTCCCCGCTCCAGAGGAGAAGAATCCTCCCTGATCACCGTACCAGACATACAGCCCCAACTCGCTCGCTGTGGTCCCAAAATGGTACGCTGTCTGGGTTCCGGCCCGTGCCGCATACTCCCACTCCGCCTCCGTTGGTCAGGCGCAGCGCGCCTGACGCTCAGGACCAACGGCCTCTCGTTCGTGCTGAGCGGAGCGGAGCGAAGTCGAAGCAGGGGGGCCGGATCATGTCCGGCATGACGGACGCAGAACGACATGGCTACAGCCTGACATGAGCCGCTCCAGCCCACGTCCCGCGTACAGACTATACGCTGAAGAATGCAGCCATCCCATTCGCTCATTCCGCGTCCAAGACAGCAGTAACCGCTACTCTGAACCCCGCAAGCAGGCTGGAGGTCGCTTCCATACCTCGCGAAAAAACGCGGTGTTCCCCATAGCTCGCACCTTGGAGACACAGGACGCTGATCCGCTCGGCTGCCGGGTCAACGATCCAGTATTCAGGGATTCCTGCTGCGGCGTATTCCTGGCGCTTGCGTACCAGATCCCGGTGCGGGTCGTCGGGACTGACCACTTCCAAGACAAGGTCAGCTCCTGTCCAGAACTGATTGCCGCGGCGCTTATCCTTGGACGAGAGCAGCACCAGCAGATCCGGTTCGCGATACCGCCCCGTATGCAGACGCAGACGGAGGGGCGCAACGAGGACGATACCGTCGGTCCGTGTCGCAAGAAACGCATACACAGTCCGGTAGAGAAACAGGACGATCCGCTGATGTTCGTCCGTCGGCATCGGCAGTACCTCGATGTGTCCGTCTCTGAATTCCAGCAGACGCCGGGTGTGATCGGTGAGCTTCAGATAGTCGTCCTCGCTCCACTCAGCCTGAATCGGAAACCGTAAGTCTCCTTCCCATGTGGGCTCGGTTCGCTCATCCGGTGCCGGTGGCGTTGAGCTGATTTTTGTCGGCATTCTCCTCACTTCCCTTCAGGATTTTTCCAATATGGTCCATCTGGCTCGGATTCTTGCCGGAGCAGTCCGGGCGGTGCGGCCGCAGGGAAGGAGCGGCCCATGAGATCGCCCGGCCCGCTTACTCCAGGTCGACCTGCAAGGCGTTCAGATTGCGCGCCATCATGTTCCAGAAGGCGGTCGCCGCAGTCAGATCCAGAATATTGTCCTGCCCGATGAGAGCCCGGACCTGCTGAAACAAGCCGTCATCGACCTGACCCTTCTGGGTCAGCTCCTCGGCGTAGCGAATGATCAGCTTGTCGGCGTCGCTGAACAGCTCGCTCGTCTGATACGAGGCGATGCTGTCGATCTGCTCGCGTGAGATGCCGGTGCGCTCGGCGATGTCGATATGCCGCACGAAC includes these proteins:
- a CDS encoding carboxymuconolactone decarboxylase family protein — encoded protein: MARIPYVEKDTASDETKELYASFEQQFGIPQVPNVVKALSNSPKLAKRVFPLANYFMNESALDPRLRELAVLTLMDRLNCKYGFVRHIDIAERTGISREQIDSIASYQTSELFSDADKLIIRYAEELTQKGQVDDGLFQQVRALIGQDNILDLTAATAFWNMMARNLNALQVDLE
- a CDS encoding Uma2 family endonuclease — encoded protein: MPTKISSTPPAPDERTEPTWEGDLRFPIQAEWSEDDYLKLTDHTRRLLEFRDGHIEVLPMPTDEHQRIVLFLYRTVYAFLATRTDGIVLVAPLRLRLHTGRYREPDLLVLLSSKDKRRGNQFWTGADLVLEVVSPDDPHRDLVRKRQEYAAAGIPEYWIVDPAAERISVLCLQGASYGEHRVFSRGMEATSSLLAGFRVAVTAVLDAE